From a single SAR324 cluster bacterium genomic region:
- a CDS encoding site-specific DNA-methyltransferase, with the protein MVQKISKAKASRNKTISLNDEEKQQYRQNLKTFHAPAEKQEILNSTICQNVMELWDLLPEHSFQLVIADPPYNLNKQFNQTSFSKMTSADYELWLDSWISKIPRLVTSNASIYVCGDWRSSSAIQRVLERYFIVRNRITWEREKGRGARQNWKNNSEDIWFATMSDSYVFNVEAVKLKRRVLAPYKDDSGQPKDWVDSDQGRFRETYPSNLWNDLTIPFWSMPENTIHPTQKPEKLIARLILASSREDDLVFDPFAGSGTTGVVARKFKRNFTQIEIDELYACLAMKRLEMIQANPQIQGFHNGFFWERNTPEIFKKNSETVPT; encoded by the coding sequence ATGGTTCAGAAAATCAGCAAAGCCAAGGCTTCCCGCAACAAAACTATCAGCTTGAATGACGAAGAAAAGCAACAATATCGTCAGAATCTCAAAACATTTCATGCTCCTGCTGAAAAACAGGAAATTCTCAACAGCACAATCTGTCAGAATGTCATGGAACTTTGGGATTTGTTGCCTGAGCATTCCTTTCAACTGGTGATTGCGGATCCACCCTACAATCTGAACAAGCAATTCAATCAGACCAGTTTTTCGAAAATGACCTCCGCCGATTATGAACTCTGGCTGGATTCCTGGATTTCAAAGATTCCCAGACTTGTCACCAGCAATGCCTCTATTTATGTGTGTGGAGATTGGCGCTCGTCTTCAGCCATTCAACGGGTTTTGGAACGCTATTTTATTGTGAGAAACCGTATCACCTGGGAGCGCGAAAAGGGGCGGGGAGCACGACAAAATTGGAAAAATAATTCTGAAGACATCTGGTTCGCGACCATGTCCGATTCGTATGTGTTCAATGTGGAGGCGGTCAAGTTGAAACGCCGGGTCCTTGCACCCTACAAGGATGACTCTGGACAACCCAAGGACTGGGTTGATTCAGACCAGGGACGTTTCAGGGAAACCTACCCCTCCAATCTTTGGAATGACCTCACGATACCCTTCTGGTCCATGCCGGAAAACACCATCCATCCTACCCAGAAACCGGAAAAACTGATTGCCCGTCTCATTCTGGCCAGTTCCCGGGAAGATGATTTGGTGTTTGATCCGTTTGCCGGATCAGGAACCACAGGAGTCGTCGCCCGAAAATTCAAGCGCAATTTCACTCAAATCGAGATTGATGAATTGTATGCCTGCCTGGCCATGAAACGGCTTGAAATGATTCAGGCCAATCCACAAATTCAGGGATTTCATAATGGTTTTTTCTGGGAAAGGAACACCCCTGAAATTTTCAAAAAAAACAGTGAAACGGTCCCGACCTGA